One Oxobacter pfennigii DNA window includes the following coding sequences:
- a CDS encoding response regulator transcription factor — protein sequence MASQKILIVEDEIKIARFLELELNHEGYLVEQVNDGREGLKKALEGEFDLIVLDIMLPKMNGMEVLRRLRQSSEVPVIMLTARDETMDKVMGLDMGANDYVTKPFAIEELLARIRAALKRKSTQNIKPNVLQLGNLKLDLDRHALMYNNEPVELTKREFDLLRYFMENKNIVITREKALQAVWGYDYMGDTNVVDVYIRYLRSKIDDRYNIKLLHTVRGVGYILKDEK from the coding sequence GTGGCTAGTCAAAAAATTCTTATAGTGGAAGATGAAATAAAAATTGCAAGATTTCTGGAATTAGAACTCAATCATGAAGGATATCTGGTGGAGCAGGTTAATGACGGCAGGGAAGGGCTTAAAAAAGCTCTCGAGGGAGAATTCGATTTGATTGTTCTGGATATCATGCTTCCCAAAATGAATGGCATGGAGGTTTTAAGGAGGCTGAGGCAAAGCTCCGAGGTACCTGTTATCATGCTTACTGCCAGAGATGAAACCATGGATAAAGTAATGGGTCTCGACATGGGGGCAAATGACTATGTGACAAAACCTTTCGCCATTGAAGAATTGCTTGCCAGGATAAGAGCAGCATTAAAAAGAAAATCAACTCAAAACATAAAACCCAATGTACTTCAATTGGGTAATCTGAAACTGGATTTGGACAGACATGCTCTTATGTATAATAATGAACCGGTAGAGCTCACAAAAAGAGAATTTGACCTCCTCCGGTATTTTATGGAGAACAAAAACATTGTAATTACCAGGGAAAAGGCTCTTCAGGCAGTATGGGGCTATGATTATATGGGTGATACCAACGTTGTTGATGTATATATACGATATTTAAGAAGCAAAATTGATGACAGGTATAATATAAAATTGCTCCATACTGTACGAGGGGTGGGATATATTCTAAAGGATGAAAAATAG
- the nagZ gene encoding beta-N-acetylhexosaminidase, translated as MLNRYILLIILFITLIFMAGCSTGEKSNDIAGGGGETVQPAKPDGKDLKPSIQPSPTPVIDTIKAELEKMTLDEKIGQMVISGVDGYSISNTTVKLIEDYHVGGFIILGENVKSTNQLLDMVNSLKARNAANKIPLFLSIDQEGGRIDRMPADFKRLPANKAIGAVGSEEFSYNIGKIISQELNAFGFNMDFAPVLDINSNPKNPIIGDRSFGGSADIVTILGIQTMKGIGSGGIIPVVKHFPGHGDTLVDSHVGLPAVYNDIERLKSFELVPFTQAVKDEVDAVMVAHILLPEIDPQYPSSMSKIIITDILRKDLNFDGVVITDDMTMGAITKNYDIGDASVKSVSAGSDIILVCHVFDNEVAVINSLKMAVQNGTLSEERINQSIYRILKLKDKYKINDNKIDSIDVESINNKIDSILKIYMPGK; from the coding sequence ATGTTGAACAGATACATTTTATTAATTATACTATTCATCACGCTCATCTTTATGGCAGGGTGCAGTACAGGTGAAAAATCCAATGATATAGCTGGCGGGGGCGGGGAGACTGTCCAGCCGGCAAAACCTGACGGGAAAGATTTAAAGCCTTCCATACAGCCTTCTCCGACTCCAGTAATAGATACAATAAAAGCTGAGCTGGAGAAAATGACGCTGGATGAAAAAATAGGTCAGATGGTTATATCCGGGGTGGATGGATATTCCATAAGCAATACTACTGTTAAACTGATAGAAGATTATCATGTAGGCGGTTTTATAATATTAGGCGAGAATGTAAAAAGTACAAATCAGCTTTTGGATATGGTTAATTCTTTAAAGGCAAGGAATGCTGCAAACAAAATACCGTTATTTTTATCCATTGATCAGGAGGGCGGCAGAATAGACAGGATGCCTGCCGACTTCAAAAGGCTTCCGGCTAATAAGGCTATAGGCGCTGTAGGCAGTGAGGAGTTTTCTTATAATATAGGGAAGATTATATCCCAGGAGCTGAATGCATTTGGCTTCAACATGGACTTTGCACCTGTGCTGGATATTAACAGCAACCCTAAAAACCCCATAATTGGCGACAGGTCATTTGGCGGCAGTGCAGATATAGTTACTATATTGGGCATTCAGACCATGAAAGGTATAGGGTCAGGAGGGATTATTCCTGTAGTAAAGCATTTCCCAGGTCATGGGGATACTTTGGTAGATTCACATGTGGGCCTGCCTGCAGTATATAATGATATAGAAAGGCTTAAAAGCTTTGAATTAGTTCCTTTTACCCAGGCAGTAAAAGATGAGGTTGATGCAGTAATGGTAGCCCACATATTGCTGCCTGAAATAGACCCGCAATACCCTTCATCTATGTCAAAAATAATAATTACCGATATTTTAAGAAAGGATTTAAATTTTGACGGGGTTGTAATTACCGATGATATGACTATGGGAGCTATCACCAAAAACTATGATATTGGTGATGCGTCAGTTAAGTCTGTCAGTGCAGGAAGTGATATTATACTGGTATGCCATGTTTTCGATAACGAAGTTGCTGTAATTAATAGTTTAAAAATGGCGGTGCAAAATGGGACACTATCTGAGGAAAGGATAAACCAAAGTATTTACAGGATATTGAAGCTAAAGGACAAATATAAAATCAATGATAATAAAATTGACTCAATAGATGTTGAAAGTATAAATAATAAAATCGACAGCATATTAAAAATATATATGCCGGGTAAATGA
- the prfB gene encoding peptide chain release factor 2 (programmed frameshift) has protein sequence MVIELDKYKTELNSIENTLEELRASLDPPSILRQIEDYDFKMSEPDFWNDIERAQSILQASKTLKSKIEKYDSFVTKFEDFKVLLEICEAEEDKSMLPEVEGEFKGLINDLESFRIETLLTGEYDKNNAILALHAGAGGTEAQDWVSMLYRMYVRWAEGKSFKVETIDYLAGDEAGIKSVTIKLTGENAYGYLKSEKGVHRLVRISPFDAAGKRHTSFASCEVLPELTKDQDINIRPEDLKIDTYRSSGAGGQHVNKTESAIRITHLPTGIIVACQNERSQHSNKETAMNMLKAKLLELKERAHMEKIEDLTADQKDIGWGSQIRSYVFQPYTMVKDHRTGAEVGNINAVMDGDIDIFINAYLKGQVASGKDDIL, from the exons ATTGTGATTGAACTGGATAAATATAAAACGGAGCTTAATTCAATCGAAAATACACTGGAAGAATTGAGGGCTTCTCTT GACCCGCCATCAATTTTAAGGCAAATAGAAGATTATGATTTTAAGATGTCTGAGCCGGATTTCTGGAATGACATCGAAAGAGCTCAGTCCATACTTCAGGCATCAAAGACACTAAAATCAAAAATAGAAAAATATGATAGCTTTGTAACAAAATTTGAGGACTTTAAAGTTCTTCTTGAAATATGTGAAGCAGAGGAAGACAAATCCATGCTCCCCGAAGTAGAGGGAGAATTTAAAGGTTTGATAAATGACCTGGAAAGCTTCAGAATTGAAACGCTTTTAACCGGAGAATACGATAAAAACAACGCCATACTTGCACTCCATGCAGGAGCAGGCGGAACCGAGGCTCAGGATTGGGTATCCATGCTTTATCGTATGTATGTAAGATGGGCGGAGGGTAAAAGCTTTAAAGTAGAAACCATAGACTATCTGGCAGGAGATGAGGCCGGCATAAAAAGCGTAACCATAAAGCTTACAGGAGAAAATGCTTATGGCTACCTTAAATCAGAAAAGGGAGTACACCGATTAGTGAGAATTTCACCTTTTGATGCGGCAGGAAAAAGGCATACCTCCTTTGCATCCTGTGAAGTGCTGCCGGAGCTTACAAAAGACCAGGACATTAATATACGTCCGGAGGATTTGAAAATCGACACATACCGTTCCAGCGGCGCCGGCGGCCAGCACGTTAACAAGACGGAATCAGCTATAAGGATTACCCATTTACCGACAGGAATAATAGTTGCATGCCAGAATGAAAGAAGCCAGCACTCTAACAAGGAAACGGCAATGAACATGCTGAAGGCAAAGCTTCTTGAACTAAAAGAAAGAGCCCATATGGAAAAGATTGAAGATTTAACCGCAGATCAGAAGGATATAGGCTGGGGCAGCCAGATAAGGTCCTATGTATTCCAGCCCTACACTATGGTCAAAGACCACAGGACAGGCGCAGAGGTCGGAAATATAAATGCAGTTATGGACGGAGACATAGATATATTCATAAACGCCTATCTTAAAGGCCAGGTAGCGTCTGGGAAGGATGATATATTATAG
- a CDS encoding sensor histidine kinase, translating to MKNRYYFIKSLLPAIRQIFALFILFVKKSVSLIVELKDSFMEKLRFSLTFKITIVYFSIMNRILIFITILITVGFALYLGWNSQKNMQRDYIFISNYLNENMDTPIDKIDDLSRSDNISVAIFDENGNVLYTNGDELSGAVFYSEDVRKDVMHLNNNYMLIWDKAAVNVNWSQPYDINNNFGYAMLRTGQGNWRSKIVYIQIKDRLVIETMSTAALGGGLLVLNIIFSIMMLIIGSRASIKALKPIETMTKTVENITINELGIRLDIRGSQDELKDLAKTFNNMLDRIQRSYEQQNQFVSDASHELRTPISVIQGYINLLDRWGKDDKNILEESISAIKSESENMKSLIEKLLFLARSDKNTQKIEKEEFYINELIDEIIKESRLIDDTHEIKSERNDTVTITADRKLLKEALRVFTDNSIKYTPQGGEIKINSGLQNSKLLISIEDNGIGISKEDLPHIFDRFYRVDKSRTKETGGTGLGLAIAKWIIQKHNGQISVQSTVNKGTKIEIVLPVSVTF from the coding sequence ATGAAAAATAGATATTATTTTATAAAATCCCTTCTGCCTGCAATAAGGCAGATTTTTGCATTGTTTATTTTATTTGTTAAAAAATCAGTTTCATTGATAGTTGAATTGAAAGACAGTTTTATGGAAAAGTTACGGTTTTCATTGACCTTTAAAATTACAATAGTATATTTTTCTATAATGAACAGAATTTTAATCTTTATAACCATACTTATAACAGTAGGGTTTGCGTTATATTTAGGATGGAACTCCCAGAAGAATATGCAAAGAGACTATATATTCATTTCAAATTATCTTAATGAAAATATGGATACACCGATAGATAAAATTGATGACCTATCAAGAAGTGATAATATTTCAGTTGCAATATTTGATGAAAATGGAAATGTTTTATATACAAACGGAGATGAGCTGTCTGGAGCAGTTTTTTACAGTGAAGATGTACGAAAAGATGTAATGCATTTGAATAATAACTATATGTTAATATGGGATAAGGCTGCTGTTAATGTGAACTGGAGCCAGCCATATGATATAAATAACAACTTCGGGTATGCAATGCTTCGTACCGGTCAAGGTAATTGGCGGTCGAAGATTGTGTATATTCAAATAAAAGACAGGCTGGTAATTGAAACAATGAGTACGGCAGCTTTAGGCGGCGGGCTGCTGGTTTTGAATATAATATTTTCAATTATGATGCTGATTATCGGAAGCAGGGCCAGCATAAAAGCTTTAAAACCTATTGAAACCATGACAAAAACTGTTGAAAATATAACCATTAATGAACTGGGTATTAGGCTGGATATAAGAGGTTCTCAGGACGAACTTAAAGATCTGGCAAAAACTTTTAATAATATGCTGGACAGGATACAGCGCTCCTATGAACAGCAAAACCAATTTGTATCCGATGCATCCCATGAGTTAAGGACACCTATTTCAGTTATTCAGGGATATATAAATCTGCTCGACAGATGGGGAAAAGATGACAAGAACATACTGGAAGAATCCATATCTGCAATAAAGAGCGAGTCCGAGAACATGAAATCGCTGATAGAAAAACTGCTTTTTCTCGCCAGAAGTGATAAGAACACCCAGAAGATTGAAAAGGAAGAGTTCTATATAAACGAGTTGATAGATGAAATTATAAAAGAATCAAGGCTTATTGATGATACTCATGAAATAAAGAGTGAAAGAAATGATACAGTAACGATTACTGCTGACCGCAAGCTTTTAAAAGAAGCTTTAAGGGTATTTACGGATAATAGTATAAAATATACTCCTCAGGGCGGAGAAATCAAAATAAATAGCGGTTTACAGAATAGTAAATTGCTGATATCTATAGAAGATAACGGAATAGGAATCTCAAAAGAAGACCTGCCTCATATTTTTGACAGGTTTTACAGGGTAGATAAATCCAGGACCAAAGAAACAGGGGGAACTGGATTGGGGCTGGCTATAGCGAAGTGGATTATACAAAAGCATAATGGTCAAATATCAGTTCAAAGTACAGTTAATAAGGGCACAAAAATAGAAATTGTTCTTCCGGTTTCCGTAACATTTTAG
- a CDS encoding homoserine dehydrogenase has product MRIALIGYGNVGKAFLKLLCKKEEYLKAEGIDIKVNYVVSSKGGVYNPDGINIKELDDFIKTEKDITKYHKGGGSDVSFSTVLKNKDVNTVIETTTTNKETGEPGMTHITLSLESGFNVVVSNKGPIMLAYKKLYGLAKKNNVQLGIGCTTGGALPSINGGIIELAGAEIMSIEGVLNGTTNYILNEMEKGETTYEEALKNAQSLGIAEADPTMDVEGWDTATKLLILTNVLMNKENTLNDIEVEGITSITPKMINEALKQGKKYKLIGKTINKDGEVNMSVRLELLGSEHPLYSVDGKNKSIRYVSNTLGDLIISGGASGLEAAAASVLRDLINIYRGYKYVR; this is encoded by the coding sequence ATGAGGATTGCATTAATAGGCTATGGAAACGTCGGAAAAGCTTTTTTAAAATTGCTTTGCAAAAAGGAAGAATATCTGAAGGCAGAGGGAATAGATATAAAGGTTAACTACGTTGTGAGCAGTAAAGGAGGGGTGTATAATCCTGATGGCATAAATATAAAGGAGCTGGATGATTTTATAAAAACCGAAAAGGATATAACCAAATATCATAAGGGCGGCGGAAGTGACGTATCCTTCTCCACGGTTTTAAAAAATAAAGATGTGAATACGGTTATTGAAACAACTACTACAAATAAGGAAACGGGAGAGCCAGGTATGACTCACATAACCCTATCACTAGAGAGCGGTTTTAATGTAGTAGTCTCCAATAAAGGTCCAATAATGCTGGCCTATAAAAAGCTATACGGCCTGGCAAAAAAGAACAATGTTCAGTTAGGCATTGGTTGTACAACGGGAGGGGCTCTGCCTTCAATAAACGGAGGGATAATTGAACTGGCAGGAGCTGAAATTATGTCCATCGAAGGGGTACTGAACGGCACTACAAATTATATATTAAATGAGATGGAAAAGGGCGAAACTACATATGAAGAGGCATTAAAAAATGCACAATCCCTTGGAATTGCAGAGGCCGACCCTACCATGGATGTGGAAGGCTGGGATACTGCAACAAAGCTTTTGATACTTACCAATGTTCTTATGAATAAAGAAAATACTTTAAATGACATTGAAGTCGAGGGTATAACATCAATAACTCCTAAAATGATAAACGAAGCATTAAAGCAAGGAAAAAAATATAAGCTTATAGGCAAGACTATAAATAAAGACGGAGAAGTAAATATGTCCGTAAGGCTTGAATTATTGGGCAGCGAGCATCCACTGTACAGTGTGGACGGAAAAAATAAATCCATAAGATATGTTTCCAATACATTAGGAGACCTTATTATATCCGGTGGGGCATCTGGGCTGGAGGCTGCGGCAGCATCGGTTTTAAGGGATTTGATAAACATATACAGGGGTTATAAATATGTAAGGTGA
- the secA gene encoding preprotein translocase subunit SecA yields MGSILEKIFGSYSDKEIKRLMPIADKIESLKDTFTNMSDEELRGMTQKFKDRLANGETLDDILPEAFAVVREAAARVLGMTHFKVQLLGGIVLHQGRIAEMKTGEGKTLVATLPAYLNALSGKGVHVVTVNDYLAKRDSEWMGQIYKFLGLTVGCIIHDLKPEERKNAYNSDITYGTNNEFGFDYLRDNMVIYKEEMVQRDLNFAIVDEVDSILIDEARTPLIISGAGEKSTEMYKIADAFVRTLKKTEDYEVDEKTRSVSMTDSGVVKAERFFNLENYADAQNMEIQHHVMQALKAHNLMKLDTDYVIKDGEIIIVDEFTGRLMYGRRYSDGLHQAIEAKEHVKVERESKTLATITFQNYFRMYKKLSGMTGTALTEEEEFRTIYNLDVIVVPTNKPMIRNDKPDLVYKSVKGKYNAIIEEIAETYKQGQPVLVGTISIENSELLSSMLKRKGVPHQVLNAKYHDKEAEIISHAGEKGMVTIATNMAGRGTDIKLDDEAKTLGGLKIVGTERHESRRIDNQLRGRSGRQGDPGESKFYISLEDDLMRLFGSDKIKGLVERLGLEEDQPIEAKMLSGAIENAQKKVEGNNLDIRKNLLQYDNVMNTQREIIYAQRRQVLQGEDLKEQMISIIKDVISAFVDAHTGGGKNYDDYDLAGIIKYCQDIFLPKGQLTEKDLEGLDREEIKEKLEEIAISLYEKKEEEFTPEHMREIERVVLLRTVDTKWMDHIDAMDQLKQGIGLRAYRQRDPVQEYQFEASNMFDEMIYNIKEDTIKMLYHVKAERAPERERVAEPVTTNHDDSIKKKPIVKEKTVGRNDPCPCGSGKKYKQCCGKA; encoded by the coding sequence ATGGGTAGCATTCTTGAAAAGATATTCGGAAGTTACAGTGATAAAGAAATTAAAAGGCTCATGCCTATAGCAGACAAAATAGAATCTTTAAAGGATACTTTTACGAATATGTCCGATGAAGAACTAAGGGGAATGACACAAAAATTTAAAGATAGATTGGCAAATGGCGAAACTCTGGATGATATACTTCCCGAGGCTTTTGCTGTTGTAAGAGAAGCTGCAGCAAGGGTCCTTGGAATGACCCATTTTAAGGTGCAGCTCTTAGGAGGCATAGTGCTTCACCAGGGGCGTATAGCCGAAATGAAGACAGGTGAAGGTAAAACTCTGGTGGCAACCCTTCCGGCATATTTAAATGCCTTATCAGGCAAGGGAGTACATGTAGTTACGGTGAACGACTATCTTGCAAAGCGTGACAGCGAGTGGATGGGTCAGATATATAAGTTTTTAGGCTTGACTGTAGGCTGCATTATTCATGATCTAAAGCCGGAAGAAAGAAAAAATGCATATAACTCAGATATAACATACGGTACCAATAACGAGTTTGGCTTTGACTATTTAAGAGACAACATGGTCATATATAAGGAAGAAATGGTTCAAAGGGACCTTAATTTTGCCATAGTGGACGAAGTTGACTCCATATTGATAGACGAAGCCAGAACACCTCTTATAATATCCGGTGCCGGTGAAAAGTCCACTGAAATGTATAAGATCGCCGATGCTTTTGTAAGAACCTTAAAAAAGACGGAAGACTACGAAGTGGATGAAAAAACCCGCAGCGTTTCCATGACGGATAGCGGCGTAGTTAAGGCAGAGAGATTCTTCAACCTTGAAAATTATGCCGATGCTCAGAATATGGAGATACAGCACCATGTAATGCAGGCATTGAAAGCCCACAACCTCATGAAGCTGGATACAGATTACGTAATAAAAGACGGTGAAATAATCATAGTAGATGAATTCACCGGACGTTTGATGTATGGAAGAAGGTACAGCGATGGCTTGCATCAGGCAATTGAGGCCAAGGAACATGTAAAGGTTGAGAGGGAATCAAAAACTCTGGCAACCATTACATTCCAGAATTACTTCAGAATGTATAAGAAGCTGTCGGGTATGACAGGTACCGCTTTAACGGAAGAGGAAGAATTCAGAACCATTTATAACCTTGACGTTATAGTAGTGCCTACTAATAAACCCATGATAAGAAACGATAAGCCCGATCTTGTATACAAGAGTGTAAAGGGAAAATACAATGCAATCATAGAAGAAATTGCAGAAACATATAAACAAGGACAGCCGGTTTTGGTAGGTACCATAAGCATTGAAAATTCCGAGCTTTTATCTTCAATGCTAAAGAGAAAAGGCGTACCTCATCAGGTGTTAAATGCCAAGTACCACGATAAGGAAGCAGAAATCATATCCCATGCAGGCGAAAAAGGCATGGTTACCATAGCGACAAACATGGCAGGCCGTGGTACCGACATTAAGTTGGATGATGAAGCAAAAACCTTAGGCGGTTTAAAAATAGTAGGTACCGAGAGACATGAATCCAGGCGTATTGATAACCAGCTTCGCGGACGTTCAGGACGTCAAGGGGACCCGGGAGAGTCTAAATTCTATATATCCTTAGAGGACGATTTAATGAGGCTCTTTGGTTCCGATAAGATCAAAGGCTTGGTAGAAAGACTGGGCCTTGAAGAAGATCAGCCTATAGAAGCTAAAATGCTCTCAGGGGCTATAGAAAATGCACAGAAAAAGGTTGAAGGAAACAACCTTGATATAAGAAAGAACCTTTTGCAGTATGACAACGTAATGAATACACAAAGGGAAATAATCTATGCTCAGAGGAGACAGGTGCTTCAGGGTGAAGACCTGAAAGAGCAGATGATTTCAATTATAAAGGACGTAATTTCCGCCTTTGTTGATGCCCATACCGGCGGCGGAAAAAATTACGATGATTATGATCTTGCGGGAATAATCAAGTATTGTCAGGACATATTCCTTCCAAAGGGTCAGCTGACTGAAAAGGATTTGGAAGGCCTTGATAGAGAAGAAATCAAAGAAAAGCTTGAAGAGATAGCAATAAGCCTGTATGAGAAAAAAGAAGAAGAGTTTACTCCTGAACACATGAGGGAAATAGAGAGGGTAGTCCTTCTTCGAACAGTTGATACAAAATGGATGGACCATATAGATGCCATGGACCAGTTAAAGCAGGGTATAGGCTTAAGAGCCTACAGGCAGAGAGACCCGGTCCAGGAATATCAGTTTGAAGCCAGCAATATGTTTGATGAAATGATTTACAATATCAAGGAAGATACCATAAAGATGCTGTACCATGTCAAGGCAGAGAGGGCTCCTGAAAGGGAGCGTGTGGCAGAACCCGTTACCACTAACCATGATGACAGCATAAAGAAAAAACCCATAGTAAAAGAAAAGACTGTTGGTAGAAACGATCCTTGCCCCTGCGGCAGCGGTAAGAAATACAAACAGTGCTGTGGAAAAGCCTAA
- a CDS encoding N-acetylmuramoyl-L-alanine amidase family protein: protein MKSIFLVINKKKIIFLILIPFIIAILFSYYLTVVYSEENMLAGKIIVVDAGHGGVDGGANNSYILEKNINLDVALKLQKKLEMSGVKVIMTRTEDVDLSRYGKIDRERYRRDLKARLNLINNSNADMFISIHANSSRSNPSARGIMTYYYNSHPHNKSIANIFQDIFNNDGFSYEGNTYKGNHRPQAGRYYLLAYSKIPGLIIETGFITNKIDLLLLQEEEYRDYLAEVIYKGIVGYFTSRDSLPDSLYF from the coding sequence ATGAAAAGCATTTTTTTAGTAATAAATAAAAAGAAAATTATATTTTTAATCCTAATCCCTTTTATTATTGCCATATTGTTTTCCTATTACTTAACCGTCGTATACTCGGAGGAGAATATGCTTGCCGGAAAGATTATAGTTGTGGATGCAGGTCATGGAGGAGTGGACGGCGGGGCAAACAACAGCTACATATTAGAAAAGAATATCAACCTTGATGTGGCATTAAAGCTTCAGAAAAAACTGGAGATGAGCGGTGTAAAAGTCATAATGACCAGAACAGAGGATGTGGATTTAAGTCGCTACGGTAAAATTGACAGGGAAAGATACAGAAGGGATCTGAAAGCCAGACTGAATTTAATAAATAACTCCAATGCGGATATGTTTATAAGCATTCATGCCAATTCCAGCAGGAGCAATCCGTCAGCAAGAGGTATAATGACTTATTATTATAATTCCCACCCCCACAACAAGAGCATAGCAAACATTTTTCAGGACATATTCAACAACGATGGATTCAGCTATGAGGGCAATACATATAAGGGCAATCATAGGCCCCAGGCTGGAAGATATTATCTTCTTGCCTATTCAAAAATTCCCGGCCTTATAATTGAAACGGGATTCATCACTAATAAAATCGACCTTTTACTGCTTCAAGAAGAGGAATACAGAGACTATTTAGCCGAAGTAATATATAAGGGCATAGTTGGTTATTTTACTTCCAGGGATAGCTTGCCTGATAGCCTTTATTTCTAA
- a CDS encoding DUF4342 domain-containing protein has product MSINIELIDELKKRANVSYEDAKEALEKCDGDIVNALIYLEKNNKIKAKYGNGEKACFFDKVKALIKRGNEIRFIMRKEEKTVIDVSLNVFILIAILTFHVSVVGLLLALLFGYRFKFETNKGEDVQVNQTLDKVQDGIQNMKNNIMSEI; this is encoded by the coding sequence ATGTCAATAAATATAGAACTGATTGATGAATTAAAAAAGAGAGCTAATGTGAGCTACGAGGATGCAAAAGAAGCTTTGGAAAAATGTGACGGAGATATAGTCAATGCGCTGATATATCTCGAAAAAAATAATAAAATTAAAGCTAAATATGGGAATGGAGAAAAAGCCTGTTTTTTTGATAAAGTTAAAGCTTTGATAAAAAGGGGAAATGAAATCAGATTTATAATGCGTAAGGAAGAAAAGACTGTAATAGATGTGTCCTTAAACGTTTTCATATTAATAGCAATACTGACATTCCATGTATCTGTCGTCGGCCTACTTCTGGCACTGCTGTTTGGGTACAGGTTTAAATTCGAAACAAATAAAGGGGAAGATGTGCAGGTAAATCAGACATTGGATAAGGTACAAGATGGTATACAAAATATGAAAAATAATATAATGAGCGAAATTTAA